The Sander vitreus isolate 19-12246 chromosome 24, sanVit1, whole genome shotgun sequence genome segment aaactgtaatcatttaaaaaatatatatatattcttcaataaaaaaaatgacgatacaaaaatgatcattacctccaatatcgtgaatcatattgcaATCACAATATAAGTCAGCCTTAATAAGAGCATATTTAAACAAAAGCCGCATTTCTATACGTCATTATGGGCCTACCTCCAGCAGTCTCCCTGTCTGCATGGACCACAGAAAGATCTCAAAGGAGTCCTGGGCTCCTGCGCTCACCAGCTCCCCGCTGACATCTACTGCCAGGGAGGAGAACTGTGCAGGCCGAGGCGACGTGAACGTCCGGAAGTTTCTGTacctgtaataaataaaaacggacacgcacAGATTTAAAAGTCACTTCTCTTTAGACACAAAAGGCATTCCAGTTCTCTTTGTTTTCCAGTCCCCCAATCTCCATCACATTTGTTACCTGTGCAGGTCGAACGCTCTGACCGTCCCGTCCAGAGAAGCGCTGACGATGACGAAGCCGCTGGAGGTGAAGGTTACCTTGGTGACGCTGCTGGTGTGCTCTGTGAAGGTGACGAAGCAAAGGCCGCTGTTGGTGTTCCACACTTTGACCTGCGGAGATGAAACCACAGTCTTGATCTCTGACACAAAGGCATggaagaaaacatttattttaagactttggtgcattctttttttacattttcaagccCCTGAAATAATAATATGACTTCTACTTCTTCATAAAAATATGTACGGGGCTTCTGCACGTTTCActaagtcaaatttaagactttttaagacctttatgaataATATTCAAGACCTATAtcgcaacataaaaaaaacaagataataaAAAGCGTACAAAGGAAATGCAGTCACAAAATGACTTGCAAAGTAAAGACATTTTTCAAACTGAACATTGTTGTACATAGTACTGAACACAGGTCGGGTACATTGATGAACTAGCATACaacattttgtgtctgtggtacaatctggAAGAGACTCGCAgcaataacacgaaagctgacTGGCTGCAATATAAAGTGGTTATGTTTAGAACTACAACACGACAgacggaaacaaaacaacatttcaatgagcattagaggaaTATTAAGAAATTAtctaagacctagaacacaacaATTTAAgtctttttaaggcctaaaattttgattttgacttTGTAgacttttaaagtgcccatattatgaaaataaaaatcactttttctgggatttggggtgttattttgtgtctccggtgcttccacacacatacaaacttgggggaaaaaacccatccattcagttttgagtgagatacggtttctgaatgtgtcctgccttcagtctccgggtgagctggtcaaaatcgcaAGGGCTAGCGCTAGTATGCTAGCTCAAGTATGCTAGCtcattctgaatggcaaaacactgctacaacacacactagttcaccataatctacaaaagaactacttacaacgcagagttggaagtgtgctctcgtttagaagaagtctcccggctaatcctgccttgtactactgaagctgtagaaacaaacagctagctagatgatgtgatcttacctagctactgagcatgtgcgactgccaacaaagatgttacagcagtgagaggtctcactctgtagctaaaacagagagctcaacacagggtgacaacacaaatatggtgttttttgaaaattaaaccatgtaaacccattctggtacaacctcaaaatacaattatgaacctgaaaatgagcagaatatgagcactttaagagccCCGTGGAAACCCGGTATGCATCAGGGGAAAGTGTTGAGTACTCACCTTGCCATCGTCGCCTCCTGTCACGATGTACTGTCCGTCTGGCGAGTACGCCAGCGAGGCCATGTTGTTGAAGTGTCCCTGCTGCTTGAAGACGTAGGACTCGCTCTGCCACTCCCACACCAGCAGCTGACCCATCCCTGAAACAACACTTACATTTTTTAGAAAAACAGGTAATTAttggagtaaaaaaaatataaataaaaaaaacaggaggaaaaGACGTCTTACCCGAGCACCCAAAGCTGATCCAGTCTCCAGAGCTGTTTATAGCCACTGAGGAGATTCTCTGGTCTGAAATACTGAAAGGAGAAGCAACATTTTCTTCAAATCTACCTCACTAAAAACTTGCAACATGCATATTCTAGTctcatttttacttttgtctccGAAATACCCACTCCAGCACGTTGATAAAATCACTTCTCAAAACCCCCCTGAGCTTTTCTCTTACCTTAGGGAGTGAATGAGGTTAAACTCTGGGAGTTCGTGCAGGTGGAAGATTCCAGAGGCGAAGCCTGTGACCAGGATGTGGGTCGGCTTGTGGTAGGCGGCAGCTGTCAAGTTGTTGAAATCCCCCTCCTTGTTGAAGAAGTGTCTACAAAAGCAGAGgcaaacagaaagacaaagagctgCTTTTAGCCTTCTGAGTACTACATCATCTGGTATTTACCTTTATCTTGTCGGGAAGGAAGTTTTTGCAGTTCCTCAAGCTttaattgaaaagaaaaaatgactACACAACATTAGCTCTAAGCTACAACACATGCTGATTTTCATTACAAATGCTGATACTGCTATTATAAATTTAGAACAGCCAAGGGACACATAAACCTGCGCTCTGTAAAGAGCCAAAAGCCTAATGGAAAGCGGGATGACTGCCACGCAAAGTGTCAAGGTATGACCATTACAGTGTTTTGGAAGGACTTCTGGCTGTGAGGAACTACTGTGACTGAGAGATTGGAATGAAAACCTGTTGTATGGTTTCTTAAGTAAGTTCTCAAGTAAATAAAAGTAAGATCAGATGTGTCTTACTTGCTCCTCTGCTTGTATCGAACGTTGTTGGTATTCTTCTCTTTGGGAGCTCCTGCTTTCCCTCTGATGACTTCTCCCTCATTTCTTTCCTCCTCagactcctcttcctcccccggCCTCGGGGGCTTGGGTTTATCCTGGCTCTTCTTCAGGACGAGGCCGTCCAACTCGGTGTCGCTCTCCCAGACACACAGTGTCCCGTCCTGGCTCACCGTGTACAACTAGCAACACAGAAACAACACTCTTAGCAGAGTCttttaggtgcagcacctgaGCCTGTTTTGGCAGCACCtaagtgttgaaaaaaagtaaaacgaACTGAAAGACTTTTCAgctctaatgattgtagttggacttaTTTAGCAatttttgtgtttaagtgttttgggtgtcatttatttttgtatctgtgctagcttttccaacgttttagacacagatatggtgaaaATAATGGTCCAAATTTATGGCAAACtgcatatttcttttatttaaaaacattaaatttTCTTGAGGAAAGGCCGCTAAACCCCTCCGCCAAATCtgcgcacctaagtcttccacaaactgAGCGAAAACATGGAtattgacattttcttttttaattttcataCAAAACCACACGTGTCCTTTCAGCTTAAACCACAAAGTAGTGGAAGGGGAAACCAAACTCACATCCAGGCTGTCCTTCTCAAAGAAGCAGCCCACGATGACGTCCTTGTGTCCACCCAGGGAGTAGTAGATGAGGTTGGCCCAGCGCTCTGCACCAAACACCCACGTCGACATGTCTTTGCTGCCCACCACAAAACACCTGAAGGAAAATGTCACAACCATGACATCTTTTTCTCCCCCCCCTCACGGTTTTTGCATGCTTTGACGTCTAACAAACGCTGACTCACTTGGAGTCGTCCGTCCAGTCGATGCAGGTGGTTTCGTCGTAGGGGCCGTAGTAGCTCTTGTCCAACACGAAGGCATTAAACTCCCGCTGCTTTCCAGGAGCGTGGTACATCAGAGCTACGTTCTCCTTCGTTACAACAAACTTCCTGAAAGGGGAacaaatttgatttgatttttgtaTTCATCTCGAACAAACAGCATGttgtaaaagaaacaaacaaaataaaataaaaacacaaacatatcagCTTTTACCAAAGCAAAAAGATAGGTTCGAGAAAGAGCAGGTAGAAGCATAATGCTTATATTGTCCTGCCCCTACTTCACAATATCATTATTAcaggaaaaaaatctaatagatatacatatacagcATACAAGATTGTAGGTCATACAACActtacaacaataaaacaatatacaACTACAcccttacattacatttcaattCCTATATTCCAGTCTTCTCCTTTCTGTATTGATCAagtattgttttctttattctatTTTAACTGTATAATATTATGGCTCTAGTACGCACAAGAGGTTGTTTAAACATAAATGTACCTCTTAGATCAAAGATCAGCATCATTTTGTCCCACAAAAGAGTTGCAGTAATGGACTGATGGTGGGACGAAATAAGTTATTTGAGGATGTCACCTTGGGGACCAGGAATTTGTGGTTTTTATCACGTCATCAATTCAGTTCATCAGACATCCTTACCTGCCATCAGGTGAAAAGCGGATGCTGCTGACAGGCTTGTGAAAGTGGAAATGATGAAGGGTGGCTCGGGTGATGAGACTGACCAACATCGCTGCGCCAtctgtgacacaaacacacacatttggacttttgttgttttctttgcaaCAGGAGGACAATGACTCATGCTTAATTTCTTATATCACACATTAGTAAAAGACAGACAACGTTGTATCTTACCTTCATCCACCACGACTGCTATGTTCCCATCAGGAGAGAGACCCACACATGTTATGTTTTTTGTAGTGGAGACGGGTAATGTCTCAGATGTGTTGctggaggagagaaaggaagacaTAAATCAGTTTTGCTTTGACTTGTATGCTTATGACGGTGAACTTACATTTACCACCAGGTCTCACCATCATGCATTATTTACATTAGTCTCTCTTGCAACTTGATTTGCAGGCAGGGCTTCTGTACAGCATCCAGGTGTCATATAAAGCAAGACTATACCGAAACACCTTACATATGACAGCATTAACGACTCGCCATATATATCCATGTATTTAATTATGACTTACTTTTTCAGGTCGAAGACAGAGACTCTGTTTCCAACCGGACTGATCACAGCGTTGCCATCTTTAGAGAAACTCAAATTTCCCTGACGATAGACTGCTCCGAGCAGATTGGAAAACTACAATAAAGAGACAGTGGTTTTATCACTTAACGTTATAAGCTCCCGTTTGTGTCTAGGGAGACAACTTCATCCGGAACTCATTCAAAAATATGGGAATTTAACAGCATGTTGCTTACAAGCAGGCGTAGATAAATAGAATGACTTCAACCCCttcacaatacagtaacatgttcTTGTAAACTTAGGACTTTAATGAAATGACACTTGGTTGGTCCTTTTATAGTGTAACACAAGTTATTTTAGTGAAAGACGGTTAGGAATAGCCCATGTAAAAACGATTAAATTATAACATTAAATGCAGCCGAATTTAAGTGTGAATGTTGCCAATTTACAATTAAAAGACTTAAATGTGCAACGCGATTCTTTCCCTTTACCGATATGAAATGACAAATCAAACAATTTTTGAATAAAGTCTGGTATGCAGTCCTCTCCCATTCACAGATAGATCCATGTTATCCAGCAGCGCGTCAGTACCAGTTAGCTAGCAGTGGCGTACTTACCCTATAAGCAAACTTCATTTTACTGAATATCCTTTAAACTTAACGcattaaaagttgttttttaattatatatgtATCTTCGTAGAAGCGTAAATATAGGAATAATATTACACATGCTTCTTCCTCCACTAGCCCACACGTGTTTGCATTTTGTTGACACTTGACACATCCGGTTTGAAATGAGTTAACCCTAAACCACTGCGCCCTCTAGCGGCAGGGAGGGTAAACGAGTACAATTTATAATATCTATTACACAAGTCTGATATTTTATTGAGTATACGTATATTTGTTTTTGAGATCGTTCTCAGATACATGTTATATTCCTATTAATATGGTTTATTTTGGCTAGGATGGCGTCACCAATATCAAACACAAATGGCATATAGTATCTTTATATTGTAGGACtagatgtactgtatttttcacCAAATGAAATTCACATGTAGCCTTTAGAATAGTAAACGTAAGTGTTCACACATAAGGGGATTAGCTAAATTTGGGTTACACCGGGTACAAGTTTTGCAGCCTCCGTCATCTAATTTAAACTCAATTCTGCCCCTGAGGCCAAACTGCTGTCTGAAAAGATTTCAGTAGCTTCAACAAGTACTAACCTTAAAATCATTTTAGAAGCAACTAGAGTAACAAAACACTTCCAAAATTGGCTTAAAATTAAACCTGGTACATTTTCATTATAGAATTGACCCAATCTttcctttacaaataaaaactcAAGTTTCCAAAGTCAATGAAAGTGGAAAGATCTGTACTGTACACAGTGAAAGCAAAAGGTCCTGCTCAAAATAAATGTCACACTAGAAACAGAACAAAACCAGGCCAACGCTGGCCTTTACATGATCCCTCCTGTCCTTTTACACCCAACACCCCCACTGAATAATTTAGCATCAGGCAGCTACCGTACAGACAGCAAGACACGTGTAGAAATGGGTCATTGCCAAAGGTACACTGAAAGCGATACTGTACATTATAACAGATAACATCCAAGTTTATATTCATGGACGGTTTACTGGATGTTGCTGAGGGGGCTTGAGATGTTGTGGTTCAGTACAAAGTCCAGGTCCAGTTTTTGACTTTTATTTGAAAGATGACAGAAACaagcatataaaaaaaaaaaaaaaaaggcttagtAAACAGGATCTTGCACCATGAGAAATTTAACACATCCCTTTCCTTTTTCACCTAAGAGTTTTGTGCCAGAGGTCGAAACAGGGCACCACGTGCAGCCGGACATATTTCAGGCCCCCGGTTGTGCACTCTAGACAGCCGTAAACTGTTTCCCGCCTCTGGTTGCCCATGCCGCAGAGCGCACAGGGCCCTTTGGGGATGTTGTGTTTGAGGAGGTTGACCCGTGTGTGGGAGCTTTCTCTCAGGTAGGCAGTGGACACGTCCGTCATGCTGGCGGCTTTCTCGTAGTAG includes the following:
- the pwp2h gene encoding PWP2 small subunit processome component gives rise to the protein MKFAYRFSNLLGAVYRQGNLSFSKDGNAVISPVGNRVSVFDLKNNTSETLPVSTTKNITCVGLSPDGNIAVVVDEDGAAMLVSLITRATLHHFHFHKPVSSIRFSPDGRKFVVTKENVALMYHAPGKQREFNAFVLDKSYYGPYDETTCIDWTDDSKCFVVGSKDMSTWVFGAERWANLIYYSLGGHKDVIVGCFFEKDSLDLYTVSQDGTLCVWESDTELDGLVLKKSQDKPKPPRPGEEEESEEERNEGEVIRGKAGAPKEKNTNNVRYKQRSKHFFNKEGDFNNLTAAAYHKPTHILVTGFASGIFHLHELPEFNLIHSLSISDQRISSVAINSSGDWISFGCSGMGQLLVWEWQSESYVFKQQGHFNNMASLAYSPDGQYIVTGGDDGKVKVWNTNSGLCFVTFTEHTSSVTKVTFTSSGFVIVSASLDGTVRAFDLHRYRNFRTFTSPRPAQFSSLAVDVSGELVSAGAQDSFEIFLWSMQTGRLLEVLGGHEGPVSCLCFSPVQSILASASWDRTIRLWDMMDSWQVKETLPLSSDGLSVTYRPDGQELAVATLNGEISFWNPQTATQTGSVAGRHDLETGRKETDKITAKQSAKGKSFTSLCYSADGESVLAGGQSKFVCIYNVKEQMLMKKFEISCNLSFDAMEEFLDRRKMTEFGSLALVDEGAGDGDGVNISLPGVRRGDMSSRHFKPEIRVSSLRFSPTGRSWAATTTEGLLVYSLDGSLVFDPYDLDLDVTPASIRKQLRLQEWAPAIVLAFRLNEKALKQEVLETVPHEQIPVVCGSLPDIYVEKLLGFVAASLEKSGHLQFYMTWVQSLLMLHGQKLKNRSGAILPTLQALQKSIQRHFDNLSKLCDFNTFNIRYAAALSKQRGLKRAAEEDEGGEEEDEELSEEMSVASLEDADLML